The Bacillus sp. Y1 genome has a window encoding:
- the bioB gene encoding biotin synthase BioB, which produces MNNWKKLALDVLNGHELTNDEALNILTCPDNELLEILQAAYVIRSHYYGNKVKLNMIINTKSGLCPENCGYCAQSSISSAPIQKYRMMDKETILQGAERAYHLNAGTYCIVASGRGPSDKEVDIVTSAVEEIKDKYGLKVCACLGLLNPQQAKRLKESGVDRYNHNINTSESHHESITTSHTYEDRVNTVELVKNAGISPCSGVIIGMKETQQDVIDMARSLKALNADSIPVNFLHAIDGTPLQGVNELNPRYCLKVLCLMRFINPSKEIRISGGREVNLRSLQPLGLYPANSIFVGDYLTTAGQETTADHKMLQDLGFEIEFAKEETTA; this is translated from the coding sequence GTGAATAACTGGAAAAAACTTGCTCTTGATGTATTAAATGGCCACGAGCTCACGAATGATGAGGCGTTAAATATCCTTACTTGTCCTGACAATGAGCTGCTTGAGATCCTTCAGGCAGCTTATGTGATACGAAGTCATTATTACGGCAACAAAGTAAAGCTTAACATGATCATCAACACCAAATCAGGACTATGTCCAGAAAATTGTGGTTACTGTGCCCAATCCAGTATCTCAAGCGCACCTATCCAAAAATACCGAATGATGGATAAGGAAACGATTCTACAAGGTGCCGAACGCGCCTATCATCTAAACGCCGGCACGTACTGTATAGTTGCAAGTGGCAGAGGTCCAAGCGACAAAGAAGTGGATATTGTCACTTCTGCCGTCGAGGAGATAAAGGACAAATACGGTCTGAAGGTTTGTGCTTGCCTGGGGCTACTCAACCCACAACAGGCAAAGCGATTAAAGGAGTCAGGAGTCGACAGATACAATCATAATATTAACACGTCAGAGAGTCACCATGAATCCATTACTACCTCCCATACATATGAAGATCGAGTAAACACAGTCGAGTTAGTAAAGAACGCAGGTATCTCTCCATGCTCTGGAGTTATTATTGGTATGAAGGAAACGCAACAAGATGTTATTGACATGGCGAGAAGCCTAAAAGCATTGAATGCTGATTCTATCCCTGTCAATTTCCTTCATGCCATTGATGGTACACCCCTTCAAGGAGTAAATGAGTTAAATCCCCGTTATTGCTTAAAAGTTCTTTGCTTAATGCGCTTTATTAATCCATCGAAGGAAATTCGGATTTCTGGCGGTCGAGAAGTTAATCTTAGGAGTCTTCAACCTCTCGGATTGTACCCAGCTAATTCGATTTTTGTGGGTGACTATTTAACAACAGCTGGGCAAGAAACAACGGCAGACCACAAAATGCTTCAAGATCTCGGATTTGAAATAGAATTTGCTAAAGAAGAAACAACGGCATAA
- a CDS encoding biotin transporter BioY, protein MKLKTIDLTLAAMFVALMAVGANITSFVPFLVVGGVPITLQTFFAILAGLILGSRLGTISMTVYALVGLVGVPVFAKFGAGFSTLLSPTFGFIVSYVIAVFVVGKIVEKNRSLSGFITAAMVGLVINYVFGTNWMYAAYKLWAAAPEGFTYQMAWSWMVVPMPKDIILTVLAAILAIRLEKTVLSKGSFKHLKRTA, encoded by the coding sequence ATGAAATTAAAAACAATTGATCTTACACTAGCAGCGATGTTTGTTGCATTAATGGCTGTAGGTGCAAACATTACCTCATTTGTGCCATTTTTGGTGGTAGGTGGAGTTCCAATTACTCTACAAACTTTTTTTGCTATTTTAGCAGGTTTGATTCTTGGTAGTCGTTTAGGGACGATTTCCATGACTGTTTATGCGCTTGTAGGATTAGTGGGCGTTCCTGTTTTCGCCAAATTCGGAGCTGGTTTTTCCACTCTCTTGAGTCCTACCTTTGGATTTATCGTTTCATATGTTATTGCTGTTTTTGTAGTAGGAAAAATCGTAGAAAAGAACAGATCCCTTTCTGGCTTCATCACAGCTGCTATGGTCGGGCTTGTTATTAATTATGTATTCGGAACAAATTGGATGTACGCGGCATACAAACTTTGGGCGGCAGCACCTGAAGGTTTTACTTACCAAATGGCTTGGTCTTGGATGGTCGTTCCAATGCCAAAAGATATTATTCTTACAGTACTAGCTGCAATTCTTGCTATTAGACTAGAAAAAACAGTTTTATCAAAGGGTAGCTTCAAACATTTAAAAAGAACTGCTTAA
- a CDS encoding methyltransferase domain-containing protein has translation MENVSHQTDQWNANLYDKNHSFVSKYGNSLIELLAPLKGERILDLGCGTGDLAKRLFEQGAQVIGVDKSNNMIAQALEKYPEIPFFVQDATELLYTSEFDAVFSNATLHWVTQPKQALECIYKSLKQGGRFVAEFGGKGNVQTIIDEISHQLGRDSHRTDFPWYYPSIGEYSSLMETVGFRVTLAQHYDRPTPLEGPNGLKNWIKMFALSFFRGLDVEKQEEIIKRIEHQLKSSLFHDNQWIADYKRIRVIAVKE, from the coding sequence ATGGAGAATGTTTCACATCAAACAGATCAATGGAATGCGAACTTATACGATAAAAATCACTCATTTGTCTCGAAATACGGGAATAGTCTCATTGAATTGTTAGCCCCCCTCAAAGGAGAGCGAATCCTTGATTTAGGATGCGGAACCGGTGATTTGGCGAAAAGATTATTTGAACAAGGGGCCCAAGTGATAGGGGTAGATAAATCAAATAATATGATTGCACAAGCATTAGAAAAATATCCTGAAATACCATTTTTCGTCCAAGATGCAACAGAACTACTTTATACAAGTGAATTTGATGCTGTATTTTCTAATGCTACTCTTCATTGGGTAACACAACCTAAGCAAGCTTTAGAATGTATATACAAAAGCTTAAAACAAGGCGGAAGATTCGTAGCAGAATTCGGTGGTAAAGGGAATGTACAAACCATTATTGATGAAATTAGCCATCAATTAGGGAGAGATAGCCATAGAACTGATTTCCCATGGTATTATCCTAGTATTGGTGAATATTCTTCGTTAATGGAGACAGTTGGTTTTAGAGTTACACTTGCCCAACACTATGATAGACCAACTCCCCTAGAAGGGCCGAATGGTTTAAAGAACTGGATAAAGATGTTCGCACTGAGTTTTTTTCGTGGATTAGATGTGGAGAAGCAAGAGGAAATCATCAAAAGGATAGAACATCAACTAAAATCAAGCTTATTTCACGATAATCAATGGATTGCGGATTATAAACGAATTCGTGTCATTGCCGTCAAGGAATAA
- the lepB gene encoding signal peptidase I: MSDTTKKEVYSWFKSIVFAFIVAFICRHFLFSPAIVYGESMLPTFQEHDRLLVSKVSDIQRFDLIVFNAPDSNERYIKRVIGLPGDQIEMKDDTLFINGNPVKEPYLEDIKKDLYLDKLTGDFTLEELTGNRVVPDGALFVMGDNRLHSKDSRFFGPIPISSLIGEVKLQIYPLRKLGMPE; the protein is encoded by the coding sequence GTGAGTGATACTACAAAAAAGGAAGTATATTCTTGGTTTAAATCAATTGTGTTTGCATTTATTGTTGCTTTTATTTGTCGTCACTTCCTATTCTCGCCTGCGATCGTATACGGGGAATCTATGTTACCAACCTTTCAAGAGCATGACCGGCTGTTGGTAAGTAAAGTATCGGATATTCAACGATTTGATCTAATTGTATTTAACGCACCAGATTCTAATGAACGGTATATTAAAAGGGTAATTGGCTTGCCTGGAGATCAGATAGAAATGAAAGATGATACCCTTTTTATCAATGGGAACCCGGTGAAAGAACCGTACTTAGAGGATATAAAAAAAGATCTATATTTAGATAAATTAACTGGAGATTTTACACTTGAGGAGTTAACAGGAAATAGAGTCGTGCCTGATGGAGCGTTATTTGTTATGGGAGATAACCGGCTGCATAGTAAAGATAGTCGATTTTTTGGCCCAATTCCTATTTCATCTTTAATAGGAGAAGTGAAGTTGCAGATTTATCCTTTAAGAAAATTAGGTATGCCGGAATAA
- a CDS encoding ABC transporter substrate-binding protein gives MRKMKFVFLAVVLVGTMVLSACGSSTKETSGSESSGNTVKIGFSALPSWYLWHLVDQKGFFEKYGVDVELVYFPVYADSLSALNTGKIDGNTQALLDAIPPLDKGIDLKTIFITDNSIGGDGIVATNDIQSVEDLKGRSVGTELGTIEHFFLLTALEDAGMTESDVKFTNLTVPDAGNAFLSGNIDAAGLWEPFLSKAVAKEGTHKLVTSADYPGLVSDVFVVRDDVTKEKKEELQRIVNAWFDAVDYLEKNPEESIDIIAKEAGITSEELTEGFKGFKMFSPEDNLASFKEGNSYDSFYYTAEKNAEFLKRQDYVDEIPDFSDFVDSSFVENVSK, from the coding sequence ATGAGAAAAATGAAGTTTGTATTTTTAGCAGTCGTATTGGTTGGAACAATGGTCTTAAGTGCTTGTGGAAGTTCAACAAAAGAAACCTCTGGAAGTGAATCCAGTGGCAATACCGTTAAGATTGGGTTTAGTGCCCTACCTAGCTGGTACTTATGGCATCTTGTGGATCAAAAGGGATTCTTTGAAAAGTATGGTGTTGATGTTGAATTGGTCTATTTTCCAGTCTATGCTGACTCTTTATCGGCCTTAAATACAGGAAAAATCGATGGAAATACTCAAGCGTTGTTAGATGCGATTCCCCCTTTAGATAAAGGAATTGATTTAAAAACCATTTTTATTACGGATAATTCAATCGGTGGCGATGGAATTGTTGCGACAAATGATATTCAATCGGTTGAAGATTTAAAAGGAAGATCTGTAGGTACGGAACTAGGAACGATTGAACACTTCTTCCTACTGACTGCTCTTGAAGATGCAGGTATGACGGAATCTGATGTGAAATTCACAAACCTGACTGTACCAGATGCAGGGAATGCTTTTCTATCCGGAAATATTGATGCAGCTGGACTTTGGGAGCCATTCTTAAGCAAAGCAGTTGCCAAGGAAGGAACACATAAACTGGTTACTTCTGCTGATTATCCTGGGTTAGTATCTGACGTGTTTGTTGTTCGAGATGATGTTACGAAAGAGAAGAAAGAAGAGTTACAAAGAATAGTAAATGCTTGGTTTGATGCAGTTGACTACTTGGAAAAGAATCCGGAAGAATCCATTGACATTATTGCAAAAGAGGCTGGTATTACTAGTGAAGAGTTAACAGAAGGATTTAAAGGGTTCAAAATGTTTTCTCCTGAAGATAATCTTGCATCCTTTAAAGAAGGAAACAGTTATGATTCATTCTATTATACCGCAGAAAAAAATGCAGAGTTCTTAAAGAGACAGGATTATGTGGATGAAATACCTGACTTCTCCGATTTTGTTGATTCGTCCTTTGTTGAAAATGTTTCAAAATAA
- a CDS encoding ABC transporter permease, with protein MNLPKNRTIRSLTSIREEVPKKWYLFGVCITFLLLFLFWGGIRFINIVDEVFLPTPNGVVLSLAQSFGSAEFWEHIGISVYRVFMGFLLACVIGIPLGILAGTFKFAESFILPMSEFIRYMPAAAFIPLIMVWAGIGETAKILVIFIGCFFQLILMVADDTNRISKDLLYASYTLGANRKQVIFKVIIPALLPKLMTTLRLIMGWAWTYLVVAELVAANNGLGYFIMKAQRFLDTESIFVGIIVIGLLGLIIDRAFAIANKKLFPWVEGGN; from the coding sequence ATGAATCTACCAAAAAATAGAACAATTAGAAGCTTAACTTCTATACGTGAAGAGGTACCAAAAAAATGGTATTTGTTTGGAGTATGTATTACCTTTCTATTACTCTTCCTATTCTGGGGCGGTATTAGGTTTATTAACATCGTTGATGAAGTCTTCCTCCCAACCCCAAATGGAGTGGTCCTTTCGTTAGCACAATCTTTTGGAAGCGCAGAGTTTTGGGAGCATATTGGAATAAGTGTGTATCGCGTATTTATGGGGTTTTTACTGGCTTGTGTGATTGGTATTCCGCTTGGAATATTGGCTGGAACCTTTAAATTCGCAGAATCATTTATTTTACCAATGTCAGAGTTTATCCGATATATGCCTGCAGCAGCCTTTATTCCTCTTATCATGGTTTGGGCAGGAATTGGGGAAACAGCCAAGATTTTGGTGATCTTCATTGGTTGTTTCTTTCAGCTCATCTTGATGGTGGCGGATGATACCAATCGTATTAGCAAAGATTTGCTGTACGCTTCTTATACTCTCGGTGCGAACCGAAAGCAAGTGATTTTTAAAGTCATCATCCCTGCGTTACTGCCAAAACTCATGACAACCCTACGTCTGATTATGGGTTGGGCTTGGACTTATTTAGTCGTTGCTGAGCTGGTGGCAGCGAATAATGGACTTGGATATTTCATTATGAAGGCACAGAGATTCTTAGATACAGAGTCTATCTTTGTGGGGATTATTGTCATTGGCTTATTAGGGCTAATCATTGATAGAGCATTTGCGATTGCGAATAAAAAGTTATTTCCTTGGGTGGAAGGTGGAAATTAA
- a CDS encoding ABC transporter ATP-binding protein, with product MVTIVQPKVVVDPVDIEIEINGLSKIYETKNRTFQALEDVSLYVKNEEFVSILGPSGCGKSTILRILAGLEEATSGSVKVSGEEVQGPSVKRGMVFQSYTLFPWLTVRENIEFGLKLKGVSSKERKEISDKYLELVGLERFANSYGKELSGGMKQRVAIARSLANNPEVLLMDEPFGALDAQTKQSMQQLLLDIWKKEKTTIVFITHDIDESIFLSQRIYVMDARPGKIKEEINADLQLFKNGELVEVDRFMKLKKHIITLLKH from the coding sequence ATGGTTACTATTGTACAGCCAAAAGTGGTAGTTGATCCGGTTGACATTGAAATTGAAATCAATGGATTATCAAAAATCTACGAAACGAAAAACCGTACGTTCCAAGCTTTGGAGGATGTTTCTTTATATGTGAAAAATGAGGAGTTTGTTTCCATTTTGGGACCATCTGGCTGTGGGAAATCAACGATTCTTCGTATATTAGCTGGTCTAGAAGAAGCAACGTCTGGGTCAGTTAAAGTATCGGGTGAGGAAGTACAAGGTCCAAGCGTCAAGAGGGGGATGGTCTTCCAATCTTATACCCTTTTTCCATGGTTGACCGTTCGTGAGAATATTGAATTTGGTTTGAAGTTAAAAGGTGTTAGCTCGAAGGAACGGAAAGAAATCTCAGATAAATACTTAGAACTTGTTGGTCTTGAGCGGTTTGCCAATTCTTATGGAAAAGAATTATCAGGTGGTATGAAGCAGCGTGTTGCCATTGCCCGTTCGTTAGCAAATAACCCAGAGGTATTGTTGATGGATGAACCGTTCGGCGCACTCGATGCACAAACGAAGCAGTCCATGCAGCAGTTGCTATTAGATATTTGGAAAAAAGAAAAAACAACCATTGTCTTCATTACCCACGACATTGATGAATCGATCTTTCTTTCCCAACGAATTTACGTAATGGATGCTCGCCCGGGAAAAATAAAGGAGGAAATCAACGCTGATCTTCAATTATTTAAAAATGGTGAACTAGTAGAAGTGGACCGATTTATGAAACTAAAGAAACATATCATTACACTACTGAAGCATTGA
- a CDS encoding urea amidolyase associated protein UAAP1 — MTHVWSTILSPGGKWSGFIKRGKIIRFTALEEGANVSILFYNARDLAERYVMSDTLKSQFTSHLTKGHVLLSDNGRVLASFVEDSVGWHDPIAGCTTREKTDAKYGVTTYQMQRNEWFRSGRENLITELARNGLGARDLVPVVNLFSKIATDENGQLTFKKNHCPRGATVTLRTEMDLLVVLSNTPNPLDPKTEYPAVPVKMEVHTSPSVEEDDICVNNRPENRRAFENTWAYYALY, encoded by the coding sequence ATGACACACGTTTGGTCGACCATTCTTTCTCCTGGTGGAAAATGGTCAGGGTTTATTAAACGAGGGAAGATTATTCGGTTTACTGCACTTGAGGAAGGTGCGAATGTATCCATTCTTTTTTATAACGCGAGGGACTTAGCCGAGCGCTATGTTATGTCTGATACTCTAAAGTCTCAGTTTACAAGCCATTTAACAAAAGGTCATGTTCTTTTAAGTGATAATGGCCGAGTGTTGGCAAGTTTTGTAGAAGACAGTGTTGGCTGGCATGATCCAATCGCTGGATGTACAACTCGTGAGAAAACGGATGCAAAATATGGAGTAACCACCTATCAAATGCAGCGAAATGAGTGGTTTCGAAGTGGTCGAGAAAACTTGATTACCGAGCTTGCACGAAATGGCTTGGGGGCACGTGATTTAGTACCAGTAGTCAATTTATTTTCTAAAATAGCTACAGATGAAAATGGTCAATTAACATTCAAAAAAAATCATTGTCCAAGAGGTGCTACCGTGACCTTGAGAACGGAGATGGATCTGTTAGTTGTCCTTTCTAATACACCTAATCCTCTAGATCCAAAGACAGAGTATCCGGCTGTACCTGTCAAAATGGAGGTTCACACTTCACCATCAGTAGAAGAGGATGACATCTGTGTTAATAATCGTCCAGAAAATCGTCGTGCATTTGAAAATACATGGGCTTATTACGCTTTATACTGA
- a CDS encoding DUF1989 domain-containing protein, translated as MPILTKVESPRKAKDAIYSETILAGKGFMKKLLPGQVIRIEDIEGNQSVDALFYDAENPDDHYSTVLTIAEQENMYLNTGSTLLAESGKELVTIVADTVGCHDAWFSFCSAQSNTVRYGHDKIDMHNCRDTFLLLMEENHARYTKRDLPPSVNFFCIVPFTQDGAIEFVDGISAPGSYVELKAKCSTMVLLSNCSQLNNPCNDYNPTPIKVYIW; from the coding sequence ATGCCTATTCTAACGAAAGTGGAAAGTCCACGTAAGGCTAAGGATGCGATATATAGTGAAACCATCTTGGCTGGAAAAGGATTTATGAAAAAGCTTCTACCCGGACAAGTAATAAGAATTGAAGACATAGAAGGAAACCAATCAGTGGATGCTTTGTTTTATGATGCGGAGAATCCTGATGATCACTATAGTACAGTTTTAACTATTGCTGAGCAGGAGAATATGTACCTAAATACCGGTTCGACCCTACTTGCGGAATCAGGTAAAGAGCTTGTCACCATCGTTGCAGATACGGTTGGTTGTCATGATGCATGGTTTAGTTTTTGTTCTGCACAAAGCAATACGGTCCGATACGGACATGACAAAATTGATATGCATAACTGCCGTGATACCTTTTTGCTTTTGATGGAAGAAAATCATGCGAGATATACAAAAAGGGATCTACCACCAAGCGTAAACTTCTTTTGTATTGTACCATTTACTCAGGATGGTGCCATTGAATTTGTTGATGGTATTTCTGCTCCAGGAAGTTATGTTGAGCTAAAAGCTAAATGTAGCACAATGGTTCTCCTTAGCAACTGCTCACAGCTAAATAACCCATGTAATGACTATAACCCAACACCTATTAAAGTCTATATTTGGTAA
- a CDS encoding LamB/YcsF family protein encodes MIDLNCDMGESFGLYKYGADVELMPLISSANIACGFHAGDPHVMRESVELATQYGVRVGAHIGLPDRLGFGRREMKVKPQEIYDYTLYQLGALAGFLQKSNTSLSHIKPHGALYMMTAEKRELAEVTVEAVLDFNREIEIYTLPNSELYHAAKEAKLNVVSEYFADRPYVNNYVKMFGWTLEEIGQPNEMAKRALQLLEESPVETICVHSDTPNAPAIMRSVREALLENGWQIGRKSLIVK; translated from the coding sequence TTGATTGATTTAAACTGTGATATGGGCGAAAGTTTTGGCCTGTATAAATATGGTGCTGATGTGGAACTTATGCCATTAATAAGCTCTGCTAATATTGCGTGTGGTTTTCATGCAGGGGACCCACATGTTATGCGGGAATCTGTTGAGTTGGCAACTCAATATGGTGTAAGGGTTGGAGCACATATAGGATTACCCGATAGACTAGGCTTTGGGCGTCGTGAAATGAAGGTTAAACCACAGGAGATATACGATTATACTCTTTACCAGCTCGGAGCTCTTGCTGGTTTTTTGCAAAAAAGTAATACATCATTGTCTCATATAAAACCGCATGGTGCTCTTTATATGATGACAGCTGAAAAAAGAGAGTTAGCGGAAGTAACGGTGGAAGCCGTGTTGGACTTCAATCGTGAAATTGAGATCTATACATTACCTAATTCAGAGCTTTATCATGCGGCAAAAGAAGCAAAATTAAACGTAGTGAGCGAATATTTTGCTGATCGACCATATGTAAATAATTATGTGAAAATGTTCGGCTGGACGTTAGAGGAAATCGGACAGCCAAACGAAATGGCCAAAAGGGCTTTGCAATTGTTGGAGGAAAGCCCAGTTGAAACGATTTGTGTGCATAGTGATACACCTAATGCACCAGCAATTATGAGATCGGTTCGAGAAGCCTTATTAGAAAATGGCTGGCAAATAGGAAGGAAATCGCTAATAGTTAAGTAA
- a CDS encoding chitobiase/beta-hexosaminidase C-terminal domain-containing protein has product MKRLVMKGICALLLVVLAFQAFAPIGQAKQLNSNGQIASPEASIESGTYYKSQTVELQSSTPGVNIYYTLDGSTPSKDSNLYSAPITVTKDTTVKAIAIRGNANSKALEVSNGETISSVSSFTYTFTTKEAIASKFLSFTYNDMPYRLYVPENYDPSKSYPLVLFLHGGGERGTDNEKQILANDGAVIWAAPENQAKNPAFVLAPQARNVHDGGFGITRDTNNNISLNRVFEFSKDLETAYNILQKVRNEYNIDSNRLYSTGLSQGGFGTFNLNIRYPDLFAAMVPIAGGGDPAQSSKLVNKPIWAFHAVDDIIIPVSYSQNIVAAIQNAGGNPIYTEYPAELGYNHGSWVPAYENKEMIEWVFKQVKK; this is encoded by the coding sequence ATGAAGAGATTAGTAATGAAAGGCATATGCGCACTACTTTTAGTCGTCCTCGCATTTCAAGCATTTGCACCTATAGGACAAGCAAAGCAACTAAATTCAAACGGTCAAATTGCTTCACCAGAAGCCTCCATTGAATCAGGTACATATTACAAGTCACAAACAGTTGAACTACAATCCTCAACACCAGGTGTAAATATCTATTACACACTGGATGGATCAACACCTTCAAAAGATAGTAACTTATATTCTGCACCCATTACAGTTACCAAAGATACCACTGTGAAAGCCATTGCCATTCGTGGGAATGCTAATAGCAAAGCATTAGAAGTTAGTAACGGAGAAACGATAAGTTCGGTATCCTCGTTCACTTATACATTCACAACAAAAGAAGCCATTGCTTCAAAATTCTTAAGTTTCACCTACAATGACATGCCTTATCGCCTTTATGTACCAGAAAATTATGATCCTTCAAAATCGTACCCGCTAGTTCTATTCCTACATGGAGGCGGAGAGCGAGGCACTGATAACGAAAAGCAAATCCTAGCCAATGATGGTGCTGTGATCTGGGCAGCTCCTGAAAATCAAGCAAAGAATCCAGCCTTTGTCCTTGCCCCTCAAGCACGTAATGTACACGATGGTGGGTTTGGAATCACTAGAGACACAAATAACAATATTAGTCTAAACAGAGTGTTCGAGTTTTCCAAAGACTTAGAAACTGCCTATAATATTCTTCAAAAAGTTAGAAATGAGTACAATATTGATAGCAACCGACTATACTCTACTGGATTGTCTCAAGGTGGATTTGGTACGTTCAATCTGAACATAAGATATCCTGATCTATTTGCTGCCATGGTACCAATTGCTGGTGGTGGAGATCCAGCTCAATCCTCTAAGCTAGTGAATAAACCAATCTGGGCATTCCATGCAGTAGATGACATTATCATCCCGGTATCTTACTCACAAAACATTGTAGCAGCGATTCAGAATGCTGGTGGAAATCCAATTTATACAGAGTATCCAGCAGAGCTTGGATATAACCATGGTTCATGGGTACCAGCTTATGAAAATAAAGAAATGATTGAATGGGTATTTAAACAAGTGAAAAAATAG
- a CDS encoding DUF1129 family protein, which yields MKAKQLIEENNRKRERLTKENEKYYGDMLVYIRLQLTLSEQQSEEVLMEMLDHLLEAQNEGKTAKDIFGPNPKQYADEIIENLPKEKKRQVLPFISGLALNVISYMLIMRSIVILIGSQFKEITTTVYPLTSIIVLSVILASISFGVWYIFKIIKDSLFLEKPNNKKDMIKAGIFGSVSMALIIVASKLMPEIGPSFSLSWWASLLCGCIIWIAGYGVKKIEA from the coding sequence ATGAAAGCAAAGCAACTGATTGAAGAAAATAATCGAAAGCGCGAAAGGTTAACCAAAGAAAATGAAAAATATTATGGTGACATGTTAGTATACATTCGACTGCAACTAACCCTCTCGGAGCAACAGTCCGAGGAAGTGTTAATGGAAATGCTCGACCATTTATTAGAGGCTCAAAACGAAGGTAAAACAGCTAAAGATATCTTTGGACCCAATCCTAAGCAGTATGCTGATGAGATTATTGAAAACCTTCCAAAGGAAAAAAAGCGCCAGGTACTTCCATTCATAAGTGGTCTCGCATTAAATGTTATAAGTTATATGTTAATCATGCGTTCTATCGTTATTCTGATCGGATCTCAATTCAAAGAAATAACAACGACGGTATATCCTCTTACCTCTATCATTGTTCTTAGTGTTATATTAGCTAGTATATCCTTTGGAGTTTGGTATATTTTTAAAATTATTAAGGACTCACTCTTCCTTGAAAAGCCGAATAATAAAAAGGATATGATTAAGGCAGGTATTTTCGGGAGTGTATCAATGGCTTTAATCATTGTTGCAAGCAAACTGATGCCAGAGATTGGACCTTCCTTTTCCCTTTCTTGGTGGGCTTCCCTTTTATGCGGTTGCATCATTTGGATCGCTGGGTATGGAGTGAAAAAAATTGAGGCTTAA
- a CDS encoding PadR family transcriptional regulator, producing MSFRSQLLKGIMDGCVLAVIEKEAVYGYELSKKLQDIGLSDVSEGTIYPVLLRLQKNGLIRGEMKPSESGPNRKYYYLTDAGKEALETIALEWEQVFLPIHSLFQRRINNESKATD from the coding sequence ATGTCTTTTCGAAGTCAGTTATTAAAAGGGATTATGGATGGCTGTGTTTTAGCGGTAATTGAGAAGGAAGCTGTGTATGGTTATGAACTTTCTAAAAAGCTTCAAGACATTGGTTTAAGTGATGTGAGTGAAGGAACCATTTACCCTGTTCTTCTTCGCCTTCAAAAAAACGGCCTCATTCGGGGAGAAATGAAGCCGTCTGAATCTGGACCTAATCGAAAGTATTATTATCTAACAGATGCTGGAAAAGAGGCGCTAGAAACCATCGCATTAGAGTGGGAGCAGGTTTTTCTCCCCATTCATTCTTTATTTCAAAGGAGGATTAATAATGAAAGCAAAGCAACTGATTGA